One genomic segment of Vulpes vulpes isolate BD-2025 chromosome 2, VulVul3, whole genome shotgun sequence includes these proteins:
- the ATP5IF1 gene encoding ATPase inhibitor, mitochondrial: MAVTAVSSRVWLGMWGVRALQTRGFGSERSEDPGSAGSIREAGGAFGKKEQAEEERYFRARTREQLAALKKHHEDEISHHIKEIERLQKEIERHKKKIKNLKSDDD; encoded by the exons ATGGCTGTCACGGCGGTGTCCTCGCGGGTGTGGCTGGGCATGTGGGGTGTTAGGGCCCTGCAAACCCGAGGCTTCGGCTCGGAACGG TCAGAGGACCCGGGCTCCGCGGGCTCGATCCGGGAGGCAGGTGGGGCCTTCggaaagaaagagcaagctgAAGAGGAACGATACTTCCG AGCACGCACTAGAGAACAACTGGCAGCCTTGAAGAAACACCATGAAGATGAGATCAGTCATCATATAAAGGAGATTGAGCGTCTGCAGAAAGAAATTGAGCGGcacaagaagaaaatcaaaaatcTAAAATCTGATGATGATTAA
- the DNAJC8 gene encoding dnaJ homolog subfamily C member 8 isoform X1, translated as MAAPGESGASAGGGSTEEAFMTFYSEVKQIEKRDSVLTSKNQIERLTRPGSSYFNLNPFEVLQIDPEVTDEEIKKRFRQLSILVHPDKNQDDADRAQKAFEAVDKAYKLLLDQEQKKRALDVIQAGKEYVEHTVKERKKQLKKEGKPTNVEEDDPELFKQAVYKQTMKLFAELEIKRKEREAKEMHERKRQREEEIEAQEKAKREREWQKNFEVSFHSGQGFSFQSKKTSQHGNLAPGALPGLTGADDRGKGLYGEEQELWRMSPGSAACRNSSLGKGRNGPWMVF; from the exons ATGGCGGCTCCAGGAGAGAGCGGGGCTTCGGCTGGCGGAGGGAGCACCGAGGAAGCATTTATGACCTTTTACAGTGAG GTGAAACAGATAGAGAAGAGAGATTCCGTTCTAACATCCAAAAATCAAATTGAAAGATTGACCCGTCCTGGTTCTTCCTACTTCAATTTGAACCCATTTGAG GTTCTTCAGATAGATCCTGAagtgacagatgaagaaataaaaaagagatttcGACAG tTATCCATATTGGTACACCCCGACAAAAATCAAGATGATGCTGACAGAGCACAAAAGGCTTTTGAAG CTGTGGACAAAGCTTACAAGTTGCTACTGGATCAGGAACAAAAGAAGAGGGCCCTGGATGTAATTCAGGCAGGAAAAGAATACGTGGAACACACT gtgaaagagagaaaaaagcaattaaagaaggaaggaaaacctaCAAATGTGGAGGAGGATGACCCTGAGCTG TTCAAACAAGCAGTATATAAACAGACCATGAAACTCTTTGCTGAGctggaaattaaaaggaaagagagagaagccaaagaGATGCACGAAAG GAAGCgacaaagggaagaagaaattgaAGCTCAAGAAAAAGCCAAACGAGAAAGGGAGTGGCAGAAAAACTTCGAGGTAAGTTTCCACAGTGGCCAGGGATTCTCATTCCAGAGTAAGAAAACTTCCCAGCATGGAAACTTGGCTCCTGGGGCATTGCCAGGACTAACTGGGGCAGATGATCGGGGAAAGGGGCTGTATGGGGAAGAGCAGGAGCTTTGGAGAATGAGTCCTGGCTCAGCCGCCTGTAGGAACTCTAGCCTTGGCAAGGGCAGGAACGGTCCCTGGAtggttttttag
- the DNAJC8 gene encoding dnaJ homolog subfamily C member 8 isoform X2 produces MAAPGESGASAGGGSTEEAFMTFYSEVKQIEKRDSVLTSKNQIERLTRPGSSYFNLNPFEVLQIDPEVTDEEIKKRFRQLSILVHPDKNQDDADRAQKAFEAVDKAYKLLLDQEQKKRALDVIQAGKEYVEHTVKERKKQLKKEGKPTNVEEDDPELFKQAVYKQTMKLFAELEIKRKEREAKEMHERKRQREEEIEAQEKAKREREWQKNFEESRDGRVDSWRNFQANTKGKKEKKNRTFLRPPKVKMEQRE; encoded by the exons ATGGCGGCTCCAGGAGAGAGCGGGGCTTCGGCTGGCGGAGGGAGCACCGAGGAAGCATTTATGACCTTTTACAGTGAG GTGAAACAGATAGAGAAGAGAGATTCCGTTCTAACATCCAAAAATCAAATTGAAAGATTGACCCGTCCTGGTTCTTCCTACTTCAATTTGAACCCATTTGAG GTTCTTCAGATAGATCCTGAagtgacagatgaagaaataaaaaagagatttcGACAG tTATCCATATTGGTACACCCCGACAAAAATCAAGATGATGCTGACAGAGCACAAAAGGCTTTTGAAG CTGTGGACAAAGCTTACAAGTTGCTACTGGATCAGGAACAAAAGAAGAGGGCCCTGGATGTAATTCAGGCAGGAAAAGAATACGTGGAACACACT gtgaaagagagaaaaaagcaattaaagaaggaaggaaaacctaCAAATGTGGAGGAGGATGACCCTGAGCTG TTCAAACAAGCAGTATATAAACAGACCATGAAACTCTTTGCTGAGctggaaattaaaaggaaagagagagaagccaaagaGATGCACGAAAG GAAGCgacaaagggaagaagaaattgaAGCTCAAGAAAAAGCCAAACGAGAAAGGGAGTGGCAGAAAAACTTCGAG GAAAGTCGAGATGGCCGTGTGGACAGCTGGCGAAACTTCCAAGCAAAtacaaaggggaagaaagagaagaaaaatcggACCTTCCTGAGACCACCCAAAGTAAAAATGGAGCAGCGTGAGTGA